From Dethiosulfovibrio faecalis, one genomic window encodes:
- a CDS encoding molybdopterin-binding protein: protein MNKKTLPLEEAIGRPLSHDLTQISPQRGFKGARFKKGHIVEESDLEILRSMGRAHLTVLELEPQEIHEDDASVRLSRMLTGDGVSPSGPSEGKCTLKAGRDGLLHFDTDGINGINLDPSWIVSTLPVNVPVKRGEIVAGFRVLPLAVDEEQVKRAEEIASPISVIPFSPLKLGLVTTGRELAEGRIKDSFRPKLEVKIAEYGGTIIEQAIVSDEKEVIVQAINHMVDIGAEVIICTGGMSVDADDVTSSAIETTTDETIFKGIPILPGCHIMLARKGELIVMGVPAGAVFETWTSLDLMLPRIFTGKLPSFEETRRWGVGGLCRHCGICNFPNCGFASR from the coding sequence ATGAATAAAAAGACCTTGCCCCTGGAGGAAGCCATAGGCCGTCCTCTATCCCACGACCTCACACAGATATCGCCACAGAGGGGATTCAAGGGGGCTCGTTTCAAGAAAGGGCACATCGTAGAGGAATCCGACCTTGAGATCCTTAGGTCCATGGGAAGAGCCCATCTCACGGTATTGGAACTAGAGCCGCAGGAGATTCACGAGGACGATGCATCGGTTAGACTCTCGAGGATGCTGACCGGAGACGGGGTTTCCCCTTCGGGGCCATCGGAGGGGAAATGCACTTTGAAAGCGGGAAGAGACGGTCTGCTCCACTTCGACACCGACGGTATAAACGGGATCAACCTGGATCCAAGCTGGATAGTCTCTACATTGCCGGTCAACGTCCCTGTTAAACGAGGAGAGATCGTGGCTGGATTCAGGGTATTGCCTTTAGCCGTCGACGAAGAACAGGTAAAAAGGGCGGAGGAGATAGCATCCCCCATATCGGTGATACCCTTTTCTCCCTTAAAGTTAGGGCTCGTAACCACCGGCAGAGAGCTGGCCGAGGGACGTATAAAGGACTCTTTCAGACCGAAACTGGAGGTCAAGATAGCCGAATACGGAGGAACGATTATAGAACAGGCCATCGTTTCCGACGAAAAGGAAGTAATAGTCCAGGCGATAAATCACATGGTCGATATAGGGGCGGAAGTTATCATATGCACCGGCGGGATGAGCGTGGACGCCGACGACGTAACCTCATCCGCTATAGAGACAACTACGGACGAGACCATCTTCAAGGGAATACCTATCCTTCCCGGGTGCCATATAATGCTCGCCCGAAAGGGGGAACTGATCGTAATGGGAGTCCCGGCGGGGGCGGTATTCGAGACGTGGACTTCCCTGGATCTTATGCTGCCTAGGATATTCACGGGAAAACTCCCCTCCTTCGAGGAGACCAGAAGATGGGGAGTCGGCGGGCTTTGCAGACACTGCGGAATCTGCAACTTTCCCAACTGCGGCTTCGCATCCCGTTGA
- a CDS encoding Fur family transcriptional regulator, which produces MDYRRKLNELGLKATPCRRAILQRLAKEGEPMAHCDLESDPELAPFDRVTLYRNLKAMEERKMIHRILGIDGVWRYCIHDEGIVGCPGNHAHLICIECGRMVCLKDQPIPNISLPEGWTIKGKQLLGYGICDECNSKKAKDHEEDIR; this is translated from the coding sequence ATGGACTACAGAAGAAAACTCAACGAGCTCGGGCTCAAGGCCACTCCGTGCAGGCGAGCTATCCTGCAGAGATTGGCCAAAGAAGGTGAGCCAATGGCTCACTGCGACCTCGAGTCGGATCCCGAGCTGGCCCCCTTCGACAGGGTCACCCTATACAGAAACCTGAAGGCTATGGAAGAACGAAAAATGATCCACCGCATACTCGGTATAGACGGGGTGTGGAGATACTGCATCCACGACGAAGGCATCGTAGGCTGCCCAGGAAATCACGCTCATCTAATCTGCATCGAATGCGGACGAATGGTATGCTTAAAAGATCAGCCCATACCCAACATCAGCCTTCCGGAGGGCTGGACCATAAAGGGGAAGCAACTTCTGGGATATGGAATATGCGACGAGTGCAATTCTAAAAAGGCGAAGGATCACGAGGAGGATATAAGATGA
- a CDS encoding Rossmann-like domain-containing protein: protein MTLLTSAIKTLNDVIRESSYPTGSSITARALGVEEALGDPSPYKDFALQRGVEKLMDVEIDGHHGQSFTSSPSNWVGTLSDVLTMDPDDDRSRALIIGTVNALSSALGICGHTVHCKDSEPDSCGSEIADLIEEKLTPDGILGIVGYQPAMLRNASEKLGPRRMRIVDLNPANIGQVRYGVEVWNGDEDMERMADQVDLCLVTGSTLVNDTIDSIVEIYERRDKEIIFFGTTISGTGALLGLNHLCPRSC from the coding sequence ATGACCTTGTTGACATCGGCGATTAAAACCCTAAACGACGTGATAAGAGAGAGCAGCTACCCTACCGGCTCGAGCATAACCGCCAGAGCTCTCGGTGTTGAGGAAGCTTTAGGCGACCCGTCCCCGTACAAGGATTTCGCATTACAGAGAGGCGTCGAGAAGTTAATGGACGTCGAGATAGACGGTCATCATGGGCAGTCCTTCACTTCCAGTCCATCCAATTGGGTTGGAACTCTCTCGGACGTACTGACGATGGATCCAGACGACGACAGATCGAGAGCCCTTATCATAGGCACCGTCAACGCCCTGTCGTCCGCCCTCGGCATATGCGGACACACGGTCCACTGCAAGGACTCGGAGCCAGACTCCTGCGGATCTGAGATAGCCGACCTGATAGAGGAGAAGCTGACACCTGACGGTATCCTGGGTATAGTGGGGTACCAGCCCGCCATGCTGCGCAACGCTTCGGAGAAACTGGGGCCTCGAAGGATGAGGATCGTCGACCTGAACCCTGCCAACATAGGGCAAGTTCGATATGGCGTAGAGGTCTGGAACGGAGACGAGGACATGGAGAGGATGGCGGACCAGGTCGACCTCTGTCTAGTCACCGGCTCCACCTTGGTCAACGATACGATCGACTCGATAGTCGAAATATACGAGAGAAGGGACAAGGAGATCATCTTCTTCGGCACCACCATATCGGGAACAGGCGCCCTCTTAGGACTAAATCATCTGTGTCCGAGATCATGTTGA
- a CDS encoding DVU_1551 family NTP transferase, which translates to MSEIMLKTGAIVPAAGYSSRMGVCKATMEILGLPAMEWVVSNLRQAGIEEILVVTGHWREKIEPLAQALGCKTVHNERYEEGMFSSVRKALEAMPVSWDRFLFLPVDIPMVKASTLSRICGLAGNSTVAYPTFLGKRGHPPIIDRKAVSKILGWNGEMGLRGALNLLEDKSSEIPVADRFILCDMDDREDHLNLSSMASNRTIPSEEEIRALETIYETPTRVIRHEKQVTETALKMANLLIERGTKLDLPLLKAAASLHDLCRTEKKHGKVGAEALRSHGFPSIASLVELHMDYPYDGVLDEGALLYLADKLTCDDRICSPEERLAGMLTKFEDRPEARKNAARRLEKAKKMLDAFSKAIGRDGMEELR; encoded by the coding sequence GTGTCCGAGATCATGTTGAAAACGGGAGCGATAGTTCCGGCCGCCGGATATTCCTCCCGAATGGGAGTCTGCAAGGCTACCATGGAGATACTGGGACTTCCCGCCATGGAATGGGTGGTATCGAATCTTCGACAGGCCGGTATCGAGGAGATCCTGGTAGTCACCGGGCACTGGAGAGAGAAGATCGAGCCCTTGGCTCAAGCGCTCGGATGTAAGACGGTCCACAACGAACGATACGAAGAGGGGATGTTCTCATCGGTTCGAAAGGCCCTTGAGGCCATGCCTGTAAGTTGGGATCGTTTTCTCTTCCTTCCTGTCGACATTCCTATGGTAAAGGCCTCTACTCTATCGAGAATCTGCGGACTGGCAGGAAATTCTACCGTCGCCTACCCCACGTTTCTCGGAAAAAGAGGCCATCCTCCCATTATAGACAGGAAAGCCGTTTCGAAAATCTTGGGCTGGAACGGAGAGATGGGCTTGAGGGGGGCCTTGAATCTGTTGGAAGATAAGAGCTCCGAGATTCCCGTGGCGGATCGCTTCATACTCTGCGACATGGACGACAGAGAGGACCACCTAAACCTTTCCTCAATGGCCTCGAATAGAACGATACCCTCCGAAGAGGAGATCAGAGCCCTCGAGACGATATACGAAACCCCGACGAGGGTGATAAGACACGAAAAGCAGGTTACCGAGACCGCCCTCAAGATGGCCAATCTCCTGATAGAGAGGGGGACAAAGCTTGACCTGCCTCTATTGAAGGCGGCCGCATCCCTCCACGACCTATGTCGCACCGAGAAAAAACATGGAAAAGTCGGAGCGGAGGCGCTACGTTCTCACGGATTTCCGTCGATCGCTAGTTTGGTAGAACTGCACATGGACTACCCCTACGACGGCGTTCTGGACGAAGGCGCCCTGCTCTATCTGGCGGACAAGCTCACCTGCGACGACAGAATATGCTCTCCGGAGGAACGGCTCGCCGGAATGCTGACCAAGTTCGAGGATCGCCCGGAAGCCAGAAAAAACGCGGCCAGAAGGCTGGAAAAAGCTAAAAAGATGCTGGATGCCTTTTCCAAGGCGATAGGCAGGGACGGCATGGAGGAACTGAGATGA
- a CDS encoding histidine phosphatase family protein, giving the protein MTCRVYLIRHGEPKLEEKRTFYGATDLPLSEKGRSSAKGLSSVIGKISPDFVISSPMIRCLATAEGAGFKPLEVPDLREIDLGEWEMKKFSDLAMECPDDLDRRWTEIETFRPPKGESFEDLAKRAVPAVRERLTDHRSVAVFGHLGVFRTVLWKEIGIPLKTVFFMEQDYCGIHVLDYGSKGVKLVRSNWISQIT; this is encoded by the coding sequence ATGACCTGCAGAGTCTATCTGATACGCCATGGCGAGCCGAAACTGGAGGAGAAAAGGACGTTCTACGGCGCCACCGACCTTCCTCTTTCGGAGAAGGGCAGGAGCTCGGCGAAAGGGCTGTCCTCCGTCATCGGGAAAATTTCCCCGGACTTCGTCATATCCAGCCCCATGATCAGATGTCTGGCCACCGCCGAAGGAGCGGGCTTTAAACCTTTGGAGGTTCCGGATCTCAGGGAGATCGACCTTGGAGAGTGGGAGATGAAAAAATTCTCCGACCTGGCGATGGAATGCCCGGACGACCTCGACAGGAGGTGGACCGAGATAGAGACCTTCAGACCTCCCAAGGGAGAAAGCTTCGAGGACCTCGCAAAGAGGGCCGTACCGGCCGTCAGGGAAAGACTGACAGACCACAGATCGGTCGCGGTTTTCGGACACCTGGGTGTATTCAGGACCGTTTTATGGAAGGAGATCGGAATTCCCCTCAAAACCGTATTTTTCATGGAACAGGATTATTGCGGGATCCACGTACTGGACTACGGCTCCAAGGGGGTAAAATTGGTCAGATCCAACTGGATCTCCCAAATAACATAA
- a CDS encoding XdhC family protein, whose translation MTPEIIETMERAIRERTPGVLCTVVAKNGSTPCRIGSKMWVEKNGTTIGTVGGGALERETISKARKLLSDGRPNEMMEYRLEAEPSDTEGLICGGSTAIFMETIGRRRDLVIFGAGHVGQAVGTIASLCGYSVIFWDDRDGITAPSGCSRFVDLPLEEAIETLPMEPGVSVVICTWAHGKDGNVVKLLDGRDPSYIGMLSSKKKAATLWETLGKEGVSKEHLERIHTPIGLEIGAGSPQEIAVAIMAEIISNDSGKNSSGCPSAI comes from the coding sequence ATGACCCCAGAGATAATCGAAACTATGGAAAGGGCTATAAGAGAGAGAACCCCCGGAGTCCTCTGCACGGTAGTGGCGAAAAACGGATCCACCCCCTGTCGGATAGGTTCGAAGATGTGGGTCGAAAAAAACGGCACCACGATCGGCACGGTCGGAGGCGGAGCCCTCGAAAGGGAGACCATATCGAAAGCACGGAAGCTGCTCTCAGACGGCCGTCCTAACGAGATGATGGAATACCGTCTGGAGGCGGAGCCTTCCGATACGGAGGGACTTATATGCGGAGGCAGCACCGCCATCTTCATGGAGACGATAGGCAGGAGAAGAGACCTGGTAATATTCGGAGCAGGACACGTGGGACAGGCGGTGGGAACCATAGCCTCTCTCTGCGGTTACTCAGTGATTTTCTGGGACGACAGGGACGGGATAACGGCTCCCTCAGGCTGTTCCAGATTTGTGGATCTGCCTCTCGAAGAGGCCATCGAAACCCTCCCGATGGAACCGGGAGTCTCCGTCGTTATATGCACCTGGGCCCACGGAAAAGACGGGAACGTCGTAAAACTCCTGGATGGCAGAGATCCATCCTACATCGGCATGCTTTCCTCCAAAAAGAAGGCCGCCACTCTGTGGGAAACGCTGGGAAAAGAGGGAGTATCGAAAGAACATCTGGAGAGAATCCATACCCCCATAGGACTGGAAATCGGAGCCGGATCCCCTCAGGAAATAGCCGTGGCGATAATGGCCGAGATCATCTCCAACGACTCCGGAAAAAATTCCTCCGGCTGTCCTTCCGCAATCTGA
- a CDS encoding cupin domain-containing protein yields the protein MKEYTGSLRDIKLDDASGPTMEKRIVFSPEVHDWPGHVVRYFTIKAGTGNPLHCHEWPHWGLILKGEATAVVDDQMFELKEGGWFYIPPKVHHRFQAKEHCDFHFICMVPEEGDRLPPTLVE from the coding sequence ATGAAAGAATATACCGGATCGTTGAGAGACATAAAGCTGGACGACGCCAGCGGTCCCACCATGGAAAAAAGAATCGTATTCAGCCCGGAAGTCCACGACTGGCCAGGGCACGTGGTGCGCTATTTCACCATAAAAGCTGGAACGGGAAACCCGCTTCACTGCCACGAATGGCCTCATTGGGGGCTGATCCTGAAAGGAGAGGCTACGGCGGTCGTAGACGACCAGATGTTCGAACTAAAGGAGGGCGGCTGGTTCTACATACCTCCGAAGGTGCACCATCGATTCCAGGCCAAGGAACATTGCGACTTCCATTTCATCTGCATGGTGCCGGAGGAGGGAGACAGACTTCCTCCCACACTGGTGGAGTAA
- the gpt gene encoding xanthine phosphoribosyltransferase — translation MGSEERYHKTFSVSWEQIQRDCKALAWRLLDRKWERIIGIARGGLIPAAIIARELDIRLVDTVCVSSYTMKRQGELEILKQIDTSSKGEGWLIVDDLVDTGKTAKVVREMFPEARFAAVYAKPEGRPYVDTYITEVSQDTWILFPWDAEAQYSDPISMRQK, via the coding sequence ATGGGTTCGGAGGAAAGATACCACAAGACTTTCTCTGTATCGTGGGAACAGATTCAGAGAGACTGCAAGGCCCTGGCCTGGAGGCTTTTGGACCGCAAGTGGGAGAGGATAATAGGGATAGCGAGAGGAGGACTCATCCCCGCCGCCATAATAGCCAGAGAGCTCGATATAAGGTTGGTCGATACCGTCTGTGTCTCCAGCTATACCATGAAGCGTCAGGGTGAGCTGGAGATATTGAAACAGATCGATACGTCCAGCAAAGGCGAGGGGTGGCTCATAGTGGACGATCTCGTCGATACCGGCAAGACCGCGAAGGTAGTGAGGGAGATGTTTCCGGAGGCTCGGTTCGCAGCGGTTTATGCCAAACCAGAGGGAAGGCCTTATGTCGATACGTACATAACCGAGGTCAGTCAGGATACCTGGATACTGTTTCCATGGGATGCCGAGGCCCAGTATTCGGATCCCATAAGCATGAGGCAAAAATAA
- a CDS encoding BMP family ABC transporter substrate-binding protein: MKKRLLTGIIALSLAVLMIGTATAAMKAIPIQDIKSGFIYIGPVGDGGYTFMHDQGRTYMHEHNPDLPKSVIVENVPEGPDSARVIETLVRKGCNVVFGTSFGYMDFMVDVAKRHPDTYFMHCSGYKTADNLGTYFGRMYQARYLSGIVAGAMTKSNVLGYVAAQPIPEVIRGINAFTLGARSVNPKVKVKIIWLFSWFDPGKEKEAAKALIDSGADVIGMHADSGAAPQACEEAGVYVIGYNNDMSKFAPKMHLTSPVWNWGTYYDYTVKQIAHGVWAPDQVWWGLKEGLVELAPFNETVPKSLQETVESRKKAIISGEWDVFWGPIWDQNGELKVAEDAKMTDGEMLGMSWFVQGVEGTIPK; the protein is encoded by the coding sequence GTGAAAAAACGGTTACTGACAGGCATCATCGCCCTATCCCTGGCGGTCCTCATGATCGGCACCGCTACCGCCGCCATGAAGGCCATCCCGATTCAGGACATAAAGTCCGGCTTCATATACATAGGGCCGGTGGGAGACGGGGGCTACACCTTCATGCACGATCAGGGAAGAACCTATATGCACGAGCATAACCCCGACCTGCCGAAGAGCGTTATAGTGGAGAACGTCCCGGAAGGACCTGATTCCGCCAGGGTCATCGAGACCCTGGTTAGAAAAGGATGCAACGTGGTCTTCGGAACCTCCTTCGGCTACATGGACTTCATGGTCGACGTGGCCAAGAGGCATCCCGACACCTATTTCATGCACTGCTCGGGATATAAAACGGCGGATAACTTGGGAACCTACTTCGGCCGTATGTATCAGGCCCGCTACCTTTCCGGAATAGTGGCAGGAGCCATGACGAAGAGCAACGTACTCGGTTACGTGGCGGCTCAGCCGATCCCGGAGGTCATAAGAGGCATAAACGCCTTTACCCTTGGAGCCAGAAGCGTCAATCCCAAGGTCAAGGTAAAGATAATATGGCTGTTCTCCTGGTTCGACCCGGGCAAGGAGAAAGAGGCAGCCAAGGCTCTAATCGACTCCGGCGCCGACGTCATAGGAATGCACGCCGACAGCGGAGCGGCACCTCAAGCCTGCGAAGAGGCCGGAGTCTACGTAATAGGATATAACAACGACATGTCCAAGTTCGCACCGAAGATGCACCTGACCTCTCCTGTATGGAACTGGGGAACATACTACGACTACACGGTCAAACAGATAGCCCACGGGGTATGGGCTCCCGATCAGGTATGGTGGGGACTGAAAGAAGGATTGGTCGAACTAGCCCCGTTCAACGAGACAGTGCCGAAGTCCCTTCAGGAAACGGTAGAGTCCAGGAAGAAGGCCATAATATCCGGAGAATGGGACGTCTTCTGGGGCCCCATATGGGACCAAAACGGCGAGCTTAAGGTCGCCGAGGACGCAAAGATGACCGACGGAGAGATGCTCGGGATGAGTTGGTTCGTGCAGGGTGTCGAGGGCACCATTCCCAAATAG
- a CDS encoding ABC transporter ATP-binding protein, protein MRGIVKSFQGIRANDEVDLSVRPGEVMALLGENGAGKSTLMNVLSGIYRPDGGSIEIDGEECSFGSPHDAIARGIGMVHQHFMLVPSQTVWENMILGSADLPQILPKKKIISDIESISRQYGLDVDPEALIWQLSIGEQQRVEILKTLYRNAKVLILDEPTAVLTPQEARNLFSTVKKMTSEGRGVIFISHKLDEVMEISDRITVLRKGKLIGTVDTCKSCKERIAEMMIGRRVSLEMDKKPLPPGKVTYSLFETTALSDRGLKALDQVSLDLKEREILGIAGVAGNGQTELCEVMAGLRRLVSGNLFLGGKDITGKGARELIDAGVRYIPADRRGTGMVSNMDVGENSTLKRYWRSPVAHGVIIDWKIVLKHALNIIKNFNVDTPSVATPVRNLSGGNIQKLMLGRELSDVPKILIAMNPTWGLDVAATRFVREQLLDEREKGASVLLISEDLDELLALSDRLAVMYRGSIMGIVDEPSSFGVEKIGMMMAGTRMDELGRTRA, encoded by the coding sequence ATGAGAGGAATCGTAAAATCCTTTCAAGGCATCAGAGCTAACGACGAAGTGGACCTCTCGGTCAGACCGGGGGAGGTAATGGCGCTTTTAGGGGAAAACGGAGCCGGGAAATCCACCCTGATGAACGTACTTTCCGGCATATATCGTCCCGACGGAGGATCTATCGAGATCGACGGAGAAGAGTGTTCCTTCGGATCCCCTCACGACGCGATAGCCAGAGGTATAGGTATGGTACACCAGCACTTCATGCTGGTCCCCTCTCAGACGGTATGGGAAAACATGATCCTGGGTTCCGCCGACCTTCCTCAGATACTTCCCAAAAAAAAGATCATATCCGATATAGAGTCAATATCCCGCCAATATGGCCTGGACGTCGATCCCGAGGCCCTGATATGGCAGCTTTCCATAGGAGAACAGCAGAGGGTAGAGATACTCAAGACCTTATACAGAAACGCCAAGGTCCTGATTCTCGACGAACCGACGGCGGTCCTCACCCCTCAGGAAGCCAGAAATCTATTCTCCACCGTAAAGAAAATGACCTCTGAGGGAAGAGGCGTGATCTTCATATCCCATAAACTGGACGAGGTGATGGAGATCTCCGACAGGATAACCGTCCTCAGAAAGGGAAAACTCATAGGCACGGTGGACACCTGCAAATCCTGCAAGGAACGGATAGCCGAGATGATGATCGGTCGAAGGGTGTCGCTGGAGATGGATAAGAAACCCCTTCCTCCGGGAAAGGTCACATACAGTCTGTTCGAGACCACAGCTCTCAGCGACCGAGGTCTCAAGGCCCTGGACCAGGTATCGTTAGACCTCAAAGAAAGGGAGATCCTGGGGATAGCGGGAGTCGCCGGAAACGGACAGACCGAACTGTGCGAGGTCATGGCCGGTCTCAGAAGGCTGGTCTCGGGAAATCTCTTCCTCGGCGGAAAAGATATAACCGGAAAAGGGGCCAGAGAACTGATAGACGCGGGGGTTCGCTACATACCTGCGGATAGACGGGGAACCGGCATGGTCTCCAACATGGACGTAGGGGAAAACTCCACCCTCAAGAGATATTGGAGAAGCCCCGTAGCTCACGGCGTTATCATAGACTGGAAGATAGTTCTCAAACACGCTTTGAACATCATAAAGAACTTCAACGTGGATACACCCTCGGTGGCAACCCCCGTCAGAAATCTATCGGGAGGTAACATTCAAAAGCTGATGCTCGGTAGAGAGCTCAGCGACGTTCCTAAGATCCTGATAGCGATGAACCCTACATGGGGACTGGACGTGGCGGCGACCAGGTTCGTCAGGGAGCAGCTTCTGGACGAGAGAGAGAAAGGAGCCTCCGTTCTTCTTATATCCGAGGACCTGGACGAGCTGCTGGCTCTGAGCGATCGCCTGGCGGTAATGTACAGAGGTTCGATAATGGGGATCGTCGACGAGCCATCGTCGTTCGGGGTGGAGAAAATAGGAATGATGATGGCCGGAACCAGGATGGATGAGCTGGGGAGGACCAGGGCATGA
- a CDS encoding ABC transporter permease → MRIKRQKRIGQPLWLDLAIPVGGLLMAFLASGVFLVMMGVSPVEAYREMYYSAFGDSYGLSECMVKAIPLAMTAIALMLSFKMLIWNIGAEGQIFMGAIAATAAVRYFPVEGHWTMMTIMGISAIIAGGIWAAFAGYLKARWNVNEIITTLMMNYIAIHLMDYFVYGPWRDPSSLGFPMTAPFPETAKLVPIGWGRVHSGIFIALALILLAWWVFKMTRWGYEIRVIGENPKAATFAGIDYVKNVVVVMFISGAIAGLAGMSEVAGLQGRLQHGFSGGFGYTAIIVAWLSRLNPLAIAIVSFLMGGLLVGGESLQIVMGLPIASTLVVQGCILFFILAGEFFRRYRIVLVKEEI, encoded by the coding sequence ATGAGGATAAAAAGACAGAAAAGGATAGGACAGCCTCTCTGGTTGGACCTCGCTATTCCCGTAGGAGGACTTCTGATGGCCTTTCTGGCAAGCGGGGTTTTTCTCGTCATGATGGGGGTCTCTCCCGTCGAGGCCTACAGGGAAATGTACTATTCCGCCTTTGGCGACAGTTACGGCCTGAGCGAGTGCATGGTCAAAGCCATACCTCTGGCCATGACGGCGATAGCCCTTATGCTGTCGTTCAAGATGTTGATATGGAACATCGGGGCGGAAGGCCAGATATTCATGGGAGCCATAGCGGCGACCGCCGCGGTAAGGTACTTCCCCGTTGAGGGCCATTGGACCATGATGACCATAATGGGCATATCGGCGATTATCGCAGGAGGCATATGGGCCGCTTTCGCCGGCTATTTAAAGGCACGATGGAACGTCAACGAGATAATAACTACCCTCATGATGAACTATATCGCCATACACCTGATGGACTACTTCGTCTACGGTCCCTGGAGGGATCCATCCAGTCTGGGCTTCCCCATGACGGCGCCCTTCCCGGAGACGGCCAAGTTGGTACCTATAGGATGGGGCAGGGTCCACTCGGGCATCTTTATAGCCCTGGCCTTGATTCTATTGGCATGGTGGGTCTTCAAGATGACCCGCTGGGGGTACGAGATAAGGGTCATAGGAGAAAACCCCAAGGCGGCTACCTTCGCCGGAATAGACTACGTCAAAAACGTCGTTGTGGTGATGTTCATATCGGGAGCCATAGCCGGACTGGCCGGGATGAGCGAGGTCGCCGGACTTCAGGGCAGGTTGCAGCACGGCTTTTCCGGAGGATTCGGCTACACTGCCATCATAGTGGCCTGGTTATCCAGGCTGAACCCTCTGGCCATAGCTATCGTATCCTTCCTCATGGGAGGTCTGCTGGTCGGAGGCGAGTCCCTACAGATCGTGATGGGGCTGCCTATCGCCAGTACACTGGTGGTTCAGGGATGCATCCTGTTTTTCATACTGGCCGGAGAGTTCTTCCGAAGATACCGAATCGTCCTGGTGAAGGAGGAGATCTAA
- a CDS encoding ABC transporter permease, which translates to MEIIVPILAAAVRSGTPILYATLGEIITEKGGVMNLGLEGLMLLGALSGFAVTSSTGNPWLGVAAAFGIGAFFSLFHAVVCITLGGNQVVSGLALTMLGTGITAILGIGYVGETIKGLTKTTIPFLGELPLVGPVFFDHDPLVYISYALVAFMCWFLWRTKTGLNLRAVGDNPRAADSVGLNVAAIRYAATLIGGGVVAVGGAYMSISYSHMWTEGMSAGRGWIAVALVIFAIWHPARAAFGSYLFGGVEACQLRIQAAGTNIPAPLLLMLPYILTITVLLIISVKKGKGILFGAPAALGTPFYREER; encoded by the coding sequence GTGGAGATCATCGTACCCATATTGGCCGCAGCGGTCAGAAGCGGAACCCCGATCCTCTACGCCACGTTGGGCGAGATAATAACCGAAAAGGGCGGAGTGATGAACCTCGGTCTGGAGGGATTGATGCTTTTAGGAGCTTTATCCGGTTTCGCCGTCACATCGTCCACGGGAAACCCGTGGCTCGGGGTTGCGGCAGCCTTCGGCATAGGGGCCTTCTTCAGCCTGTTTCACGCCGTCGTCTGCATAACCCTCGGGGGGAATCAGGTGGTCAGCGGCCTGGCCTTGACCATGCTGGGAACGGGGATAACCGCCATACTCGGAATAGGCTACGTCGGAGAGACTATCAAGGGACTGACAAAGACGACTATACCCTTTCTGGGAGAGCTCCCCCTCGTAGGACCGGTCTTTTTCGACCACGATCCACTGGTCTATATATCCTATGCCTTGGTCGCCTTCATGTGTTGGTTTCTATGGAGGACGAAGACAGGATTAAACCTGCGAGCGGTAGGGGACAACCCCAGGGCCGCCGATTCGGTCGGTTTGAACGTAGCGGCCATACGTTACGCGGCTACGCTGATAGGAGGTGGAGTCGTTGCCGTAGGAGGAGCCTATATGTCCATATCCTACAGCCACATGTGGACAGAGGGGATGTCCGCAGGCAGAGGCTGGATAGCGGTTGCTCTGGTGATCTTCGCGATATGGCACCCAGCCAGAGCGGCATTCGGGTCCTATCTTTTCGGAGGAGTCGAGGCATGTCAGCTCAGGATACAGGCGGCGGGAACGAACATCCCGGCTCCTCTCCTCCTTATGTTGCCCTACATACTGACTATAACGGTATTGCTGATCATATCCGTAAAAAAAGGGAAGGGGATACTGTTCGGGGCTCCAGCCGCCCTAGGCACCCCATTTTACAGAGAAGAACGTTAA